A genome region from Arthrobacter sp. V1I9 includes the following:
- a CDS encoding SRPBCC family protein: MSNSLKLSVPEGLPFIDYEREFDFPVADVFRAHKEPDLIVQWLGPRGYTMAIDHYDFRTGGSYSYLHTGPEGVPYEFKGIFHTVRDNEFAIQTFEFGGYPDIVSLEFMTFEDLGNGRTRLRGHSVYPTQEARDGMAQSGMEGGMTEGYERLDELLSGATV, from the coding sequence GTGAGCAATTCCCTGAAACTCAGCGTTCCGGAAGGCCTTCCCTTCATCGACTACGAGCGCGAGTTCGACTTCCCGGTCGCGGACGTGTTCCGCGCCCACAAGGAACCGGACCTGATTGTCCAGTGGCTTGGCCCGCGGGGCTACACAATGGCCATCGACCACTACGACTTCCGCACCGGCGGCAGCTACAGCTACCTCCACACCGGCCCCGAAGGGGTGCCCTACGAGTTCAAGGGCATCTTTCACACGGTCCGCGACAACGAGTTCGCCATCCAGACCTTTGAGTTCGGAGGTTACCCGGACATCGTCAGCCTGGAGTTTATGACGTTCGAGGACCTCGGCAACGGACGGACCCGGCTGCGGGGCCACTCGGTTTACCCCACTCAGGAAGCGCGGGACGGCATGGCGCAGTCCGGCATGGAAGGCGGGATGACCGAAGGCTACGAACGGCTGGACGAACTGCTCAGCGGCGCCACGGTCTAA
- the sucD gene encoding succinate--CoA ligase subunit alpha: MSIYLNKDSKVIVQGITGGEGTKHTALMLKAGTNIVGGVNARKAGTTVLHGDNEITVFGTVKEAMAETGADVSIVFVPPAFTKTAVVEAIEAGIGLVVVITEGVPVQDSAEFWALAQATVDADGNQVTRIIGPNCPGIITPGEALVGITPNNITGKGPIGLVSKSGTLTYQMMYELRDLGFSTAIGIGGDPVIGTTHIDALAAFEADPETKAIVMIGEIGGDAEERAADFIKANVTKPVVGYVAGFTAPEGKTMGHAGAIVSGSAGTAQAKKEALEAAGVKVGKTPSETARLLREVYAAL, encoded by the coding sequence ATGTCTATCTATCTGAACAAGGACTCCAAGGTCATCGTCCAGGGCATCACCGGCGGCGAAGGCACCAAGCACACCGCCCTGATGCTGAAGGCCGGCACCAACATCGTCGGCGGCGTTAACGCCCGCAAGGCCGGCACCACGGTCCTGCACGGCGACAACGAAATCACCGTCTTCGGCACCGTCAAGGAAGCCATGGCGGAAACCGGCGCTGACGTCTCCATCGTCTTCGTGCCGCCGGCATTCACCAAGACCGCTGTGGTCGAAGCCATCGAAGCCGGCATCGGCCTCGTCGTTGTGATCACCGAAGGCGTTCCGGTCCAGGACTCCGCCGAGTTCTGGGCACTTGCACAGGCCACGGTGGACGCGGACGGCAACCAGGTCACCCGCATCATCGGACCGAACTGCCCCGGCATCATCACCCCGGGCGAGGCACTGGTCGGCATTACGCCGAACAACATCACGGGCAAGGGCCCCATCGGACTCGTTTCCAAGTCCGGAACCCTGACCTACCAGATGATGTATGAGCTGCGCGATCTCGGCTTCTCCACCGCCATCGGCATCGGCGGCGACCCCGTCATCGGCACCACCCACATCGACGCCCTGGCCGCGTTCGAGGCGGACCCCGAGACCAAGGCGATCGTGATGATCGGCGAAATCGGTGGCGACGCCGAAGAGCGTGCAGCCGACTTCATCAAGGCCAACGTCACCAAGCCGGTTGTTGGCTACGTGGCCGGCTTCACCGCTCCCGAAGGCAAGACCATGGGCCACGCCGGCGCCATCGTCTCCGGCTCTGCCGGCACCGCCCAGGCCAAGAAGGAAGCCCTCGAAGCTGCAGGCGTGAAGGTCGGCAAGACGCCGTCCGAAACCGCCAGGCTGCTGCGCGAGGTCTACGCAGCCCTCTAG
- the sucC gene encoding ADP-forming succinate--CoA ligase subunit beta, whose product MDLFEYQARDMFEAHGVPVLAGIVAHTPEEAKAAAEKIGGVTVVKAQVKVGGRGKAGGVKVAKSADEALEHSTNILGMDIKGHTVNKVMIAQGADIAEEYYFSVLLDRANRNYLAMCSVEGGMEIEQLAVERPEALAKIAIDPAVGIDQAKADEIVAAAGFAEELRGKVAAVILKLWDVFKKEDATLVEVNPLVKTGAGEIVALDGKVTLDENAEFRHAKHALLEDKDAADPLEAKAKAQDLNYVKLDGEVGIIGNGAGLVMSTLDVVAYAGENHGNVKPANFLDIGGGASAEVMAAGLDVILGDEQVKSVFVNVFGGITACDAVAKGIVGALAELGHSANKPLVVRLDGNNVEEGRRILAEANHPLVTLAATMDEGADKAAELANAAK is encoded by the coding sequence GTGGACCTGTTTGAATACCAGGCGCGCGATATGTTCGAGGCGCACGGTGTACCCGTGCTTGCCGGCATCGTAGCGCACACCCCAGAAGAAGCTAAGGCAGCTGCCGAGAAGATCGGCGGCGTAACTGTTGTTAAAGCACAGGTCAAGGTTGGCGGCCGCGGCAAGGCCGGCGGCGTCAAGGTCGCAAAATCCGCCGACGAGGCACTTGAGCACTCCACCAACATCCTGGGCATGGACATCAAGGGCCACACCGTCAACAAGGTGATGATCGCCCAGGGCGCCGATATTGCCGAGGAATACTACTTCTCCGTCCTCCTGGACCGGGCCAACCGCAACTACCTGGCCATGTGCTCGGTTGAAGGCGGCATGGAAATCGAACAGCTCGCCGTAGAACGCCCCGAGGCGCTCGCCAAGATCGCCATCGACCCCGCCGTGGGCATCGACCAGGCAAAGGCAGACGAAATCGTCGCCGCCGCAGGCTTCGCTGAGGAACTCCGCGGCAAGGTGGCCGCAGTAATCCTCAAGCTCTGGGACGTTTTCAAGAAGGAAGACGCCACCCTCGTCGAGGTCAACCCGCTCGTCAAGACCGGCGCCGGCGAAATCGTGGCACTGGACGGCAAGGTCACGCTGGACGAGAACGCCGAGTTCCGCCACGCCAAGCACGCCCTGCTCGAGGACAAGGACGCCGCAGATCCGCTCGAGGCCAAGGCCAAGGCGCAGGACCTGAACTACGTCAAGCTGGACGGCGAAGTGGGCATCATCGGCAACGGTGCAGGCCTGGTTATGTCCACCCTGGATGTTGTTGCCTACGCCGGCGAGAACCACGGCAACGTCAAGCCCGCCAACTTCCTGGACATCGGCGGTGGAGCATCCGCCGAGGTTATGGCCGCCGGCCTGGACGTCATCCTCGGCGACGAGCAGGTCAAGTCCGTCTTCGTGAACGTCTTCGGCGGCATCACCGCCTGTGACGCCGTCGCCAAGGGCATCGTTGGTGCACTGGCCGAGCTGGGCCACTCCGCGAACAAGCCGCTGGTAGTCCGCCTCGACGGCAACAACGTTGAGGAAGGCCGCCGCATCCTGGCCGAGGCGAACCACCCGCTGGTTACCCTGGCCGCCACCATGGACGAGGGCGCCGACAAGGCCGCCGAGCTCGCCAACGCAGCTAAGTAA
- the pcrA gene encoding DNA helicase PcrA: MDMLFDPYSDGPFKAAPAAAARTKSPSEGVAAAPGTGGSVRVDRAPEGQGHRGHRLDAAQLLEGLNPQQEEAVKHTGPALLIVAGAGSGKTRVLSNRIAYLIATGRAHHGEILAITFTNKAAAEMRERIEVLVGGRAKIMWISTFHSSCVRILRQEAANVGLKSNFSIYDSADSLRLVTQVSKALDLDPKKFAPKAIQHKISALKNELIDADSYASSANYNDPFDQAVAEVFKGYTQRLRQANAMDFDDLIAETVYMFRAFPALAESYRRRFRHVLVDEYQDTNHAQYALVREIVGEGPGASELTVVGDSDQSIYAFRGADIRNIVEFEKDYPEARTIKLEQNYRSTQNILSAANSVISRNPNRPEKRLWTAEGDGHKIVGYVGENEHDEAQFIAKEIDRLQDEDNLRPGDVAIFYRTNAQSRSIEDVLVRVGLPYKVVGGTRFYERKEIKDALAYLRVLVNPDDDVNLRRVLNEPKRGIGDRAEGAVAALAQRERISFMAAARRAEQAPAMATRSVNAVLGFVKLLDDLAEVAAGSGAAAALEAVLEQTGYLATLRSSTDPQDESRVENLAELVAVVREYEQENPEGTLEAFLEQVSLVADADQIPDAPGADIDAAVAEAKRLGVVTLMTLHTAKGLEFPVVFLTGMEHGLFPHQRSATDPKELAEERRLAYVGLTRARKRLYVTRSEVRSMWGQSQYNPASQFLEEIPAELLEWKREGTSRQSGGWGSGSIGSGRYSGSFWGAGTARGAAADSSAGFNADVPAIVARTRVQPQKEIVAVSVGDKVNHTSFGNGTVLALEGAGDKTVAKVKFDIGEKRLLLRYAPLTKVDA; this comes from the coding sequence ATGGATATGTTGTTTGACCCGTACTCTGACGGACCTTTCAAAGCCGCTCCCGCCGCCGCTGCCCGCACCAAATCGCCTTCGGAAGGCGTAGCTGCGGCTCCGGGAACGGGCGGCAGTGTCCGTGTGGACCGGGCTCCGGAAGGGCAGGGCCACCGAGGCCACCGCCTGGATGCCGCACAGCTCCTGGAGGGTTTGAACCCCCAGCAGGAGGAAGCAGTTAAGCATACTGGCCCGGCGCTGCTGATCGTGGCCGGCGCCGGGTCGGGTAAAACCCGGGTGCTCAGTAATAGGATTGCCTACCTCATTGCCACCGGTCGTGCCCACCACGGCGAAATCCTCGCCATCACCTTCACCAACAAGGCCGCCGCGGAAATGCGGGAACGTATTGAAGTGCTGGTGGGTGGCCGCGCGAAGATCATGTGGATTTCCACTTTCCACTCGTCCTGTGTCCGCATCCTGCGGCAGGAAGCCGCCAACGTAGGGCTGAAATCGAACTTCTCCATCTACGACTCCGCGGACTCCCTCCGGCTGGTCACGCAGGTGTCGAAGGCACTGGACCTGGATCCCAAGAAGTTTGCGCCCAAGGCCATCCAGCACAAGATTTCCGCATTGAAGAATGAACTCATCGATGCTGACTCGTACGCTTCCTCGGCGAACTACAACGATCCTTTCGACCAGGCGGTAGCCGAGGTTTTCAAGGGCTACACCCAGCGGCTGCGCCAGGCCAACGCCATGGACTTCGACGACCTCATCGCGGAGACCGTCTACATGTTCCGGGCCTTCCCGGCGCTCGCCGAGTCCTACCGCCGCCGGTTCCGGCATGTCCTGGTGGACGAATACCAGGACACCAACCACGCGCAGTACGCTTTGGTCCGCGAAATTGTGGGGGAAGGTCCCGGAGCATCCGAGCTCACAGTTGTGGGCGACTCGGACCAGTCCATTTACGCTTTCCGCGGCGCGGACATCCGGAACATCGTGGAGTTCGAAAAGGACTACCCCGAGGCGCGGACCATCAAACTGGAGCAAAACTATCGCTCCACGCAGAACATCCTGAGTGCGGCCAACTCCGTTATTTCGCGCAACCCCAACCGTCCCGAGAAACGGCTGTGGACGGCGGAAGGTGACGGCCACAAGATCGTCGGCTACGTCGGCGAGAACGAGCATGACGAGGCCCAGTTCATTGCCAAGGAGATTGACCGCCTCCAGGATGAGGACAACCTCCGTCCCGGGGATGTCGCCATCTTCTACCGCACCAACGCCCAGTCCCGCTCCATCGAAGACGTGCTGGTCCGGGTTGGCCTGCCGTACAAGGTGGTGGGCGGCACGCGCTTCTACGAACGCAAGGAGATCAAGGACGCCCTCGCCTACCTTCGTGTCCTGGTTAACCCGGACGACGACGTCAACCTCCGCCGGGTGCTCAACGAACCAAAGCGCGGCATCGGAGACCGGGCCGAAGGTGCCGTCGCAGCCCTGGCCCAGCGCGAACGGATTTCCTTTATGGCGGCCGCACGCCGCGCCGAGCAGGCCCCGGCCATGGCCACCCGCTCCGTCAACGCGGTCCTCGGTTTCGTAAAGCTCCTGGACGACCTCGCCGAAGTTGCGGCGGGTTCCGGTGCGGCGGCGGCACTGGAGGCTGTCCTTGAACAAACCGGTTACTTGGCTACCCTCCGCTCCAGCACCGATCCACAGGACGAGTCACGGGTGGAGAACCTGGCCGAACTCGTGGCTGTGGTGCGCGAGTACGAACAGGAGAACCCGGAAGGAACGCTTGAGGCTTTCCTGGAGCAAGTGTCCCTGGTGGCTGACGCCGACCAAATTCCCGATGCCCCGGGGGCGGATATTGATGCGGCCGTTGCAGAGGCGAAGCGGCTGGGCGTCGTCACGCTGATGACCCTGCACACGGCCAAGGGACTCGAGTTCCCGGTGGTGTTCCTGACCGGCATGGAGCACGGACTGTTCCCGCACCAGCGCTCGGCCACCGACCCCAAGGAACTGGCAGAAGAACGCCGCCTCGCCTACGTGGGCCTCACCCGCGCACGCAAGCGGCTCTACGTCACCCGCTCGGAGGTCCGGAGCATGTGGGGGCAGAGCCAGTACAACCCTGCCAGCCAGTTCCTGGAGGAAATCCCCGCTGAGCTCCTGGAATGGAAACGCGAAGGAACCAGCCGGCAGTCAGGCGGCTGGGGCAGTGGATCCATCGGTTCCGGCCGTTACAGCGGGTCCTTTTGGGGCGCCGGAACAGCCCGCGGTGCCGCCGCTGACTCTTCCGCCGGCTTCAACGCAGACGTTCCCGCGATCGTCGCCCGGACCCGGGTGCAGCCGCAGAAGGAAATCGTCGCGGTCAGCGTGGGGGACAAGGTCAACCACACGAGTTTCGGCAACGGAACCGTCCTGGCGCTTGAGGGAGCCGGGGACAAGACCGTTGCCAAGGTGAAGTTCGACATCGGCGAAAAGCGGCTGCTGCTGCGGTACGCCCCGCTGACCAAAGTCGACGCGTAA
- a CDS encoding inositol monophosphatase family protein: MTIGRHSAVELDPSLDDYQLAAALVREAGQLALLMRMAGLQSEQKTSVSDVVTAADHAAEAYVLEQLQRCRPEDGIVGEEGASVLGTSGRTWVIDPVDGTYNFLHGSTYWCSAIALKDSSDVVLGAIFQPEEDKLWLGGSAHPATLNGEPLTVFRDHRGARNSTAVAELGAATYIHPSWLMDPLCAMPWHAAATSAAALRMLGSGSCDLARVADGQLGCWFQHSCPEWDWLPGKAIVRAAGGAVDTVRVNGLEWFMAGGTTAVRELRAALESGSVA, from the coding sequence ATGACCATTGGCCGGCACAGCGCTGTTGAACTTGACCCCTCCCTGGACGACTACCAGCTGGCGGCAGCCCTGGTCCGCGAAGCCGGGCAACTGGCGCTGCTGATGCGGATGGCGGGCCTGCAGTCCGAGCAGAAAACCTCAGTTTCCGACGTTGTGACCGCAGCTGACCATGCTGCAGAGGCATACGTCCTGGAGCAGCTGCAGCGCTGCCGGCCGGAAGACGGCATTGTGGGGGAGGAGGGCGCCTCGGTGCTGGGGACCAGCGGCCGCACGTGGGTCATCGATCCCGTGGACGGCACCTACAACTTCCTGCACGGCTCCACGTACTGGTGCTCGGCCATCGCTTTGAAGGACTCCTCGGATGTGGTGCTCGGTGCCATCTTCCAGCCGGAGGAGGACAAGCTCTGGCTCGGGGGCAGTGCGCATCCCGCCACCTTGAACGGTGAGCCGCTGACGGTGTTCCGCGATCACAGGGGTGCGCGGAACAGTACTGCCGTGGCTGAGCTTGGCGCGGCCACGTACATCCACCCCAGCTGGCTGATGGACCCACTCTGTGCAATGCCCTGGCACGCCGCTGCCACCTCGGCCGCCGCCCTGCGCATGCTTGGCTCGGGCTCCTGCGACCTCGCCCGGGTAGCCGACGGGCAGCTCGGATGCTGGTTCCAGCACAGCTGCCCGGAGTGGGACTGGCTGCCGGGCAAAGCAATTGTCCGTGCGGCCGGCGGGGCTGTGGACACCGTCCGCGTCAACGGCCTGGAGTGGTTCATGGCAGGAGGCACCACGGCGGTACGCGAGCTGCGTGCGGCACTGGAGTCGGGCTCAGTGGCCTAG
- a CDS encoding DUF998 domain-containing protein — protein sequence MSSAPSAARSMAFIPDTTSTRQYIGAWSVLSVLQYFAAEAAVIAAWAGPRPYDPRTGYISDLGALNCGTFDGREVCSPLNWLMNASFVVQGLGMLLGALLLSSGLLRVAAIAGATGQPGRRIPWLAAAAVRVLTGTAGAGTVIVGLVPEDAGSGWHYAGAVMYFITGAAALLVLGILWLRKTAMAWLILACGTVSTAALVTGGLTRMAIPEPGTLERLMGYPITVGMATAGLVIAQRVHRHRRQVRAAAAAGQTL from the coding sequence ATGAGTTCAGCGCCGTCCGCAGCCAGATCAATGGCGTTCATTCCGGACACCACTTCCACCCGGCAGTACATCGGTGCCTGGTCGGTGTTAAGCGTGCTGCAGTATTTCGCGGCGGAGGCGGCAGTTATTGCCGCGTGGGCCGGACCACGCCCGTATGACCCGCGAACCGGCTACATCAGCGATCTCGGGGCCTTGAACTGCGGCACATTTGATGGCCGGGAGGTCTGTTCCCCGCTGAACTGGCTGATGAATGCCTCGTTTGTGGTCCAGGGGCTGGGGATGTTGCTGGGCGCGCTGCTCCTGAGTTCCGGGCTGCTGCGGGTGGCTGCCATTGCCGGTGCCACTGGGCAGCCGGGCCGGCGGATTCCTTGGCTGGCCGCCGCCGCTGTGCGGGTGCTGACCGGGACGGCGGGAGCCGGAACCGTCATCGTTGGACTGGTGCCCGAGGACGCCGGCTCCGGCTGGCACTATGCCGGCGCCGTCATGTACTTCATCACCGGGGCAGCAGCCCTGCTGGTCCTGGGGATCCTCTGGCTGCGGAAAACCGCCATGGCCTGGCTCATCCTTGCCTGCGGCACCGTATCCACTGCCGCCCTGGTAACCGGCGGGCTGACCCGCATGGCCATACCGGAGCCGGGAACTTTGGAGCGGCTTATGGGCTACCCCATTACGGTGGGAATGGCCACCGCCGGGCTGGTCATCGCACAGCGGGTGCACCGGCACCGGAGGCAGGTCCGCGCCGCTGCAGCTGCCGGGCAGACGCTTTAG